Proteins encoded by one window of Arachis hypogaea cultivar Tifrunner chromosome 1, arahy.Tifrunner.gnm2.J5K5, whole genome shotgun sequence:
- the LOC112710711 gene encoding hydroxyproline O-galactosyltransferase GALT6 gives MKRGGGGGGGGRGGKFETVVSLSRQRTIQALVFVSLLYLLIFIFEIPFFFFTKTTTNRSTNELATRSNKLDDSPTLLSQRVSLTSLQPEGERQTYAFVSRIFDDEAVLDHSDGPIHETARHARQEGKKVWEELESGIEQGISTEDTENLIGSCPLSVSLTGAEFEARGKVVEIPCGLTLGSHVTVVGKPRKAHVTGSSNGEAWYEEGEGGGGRVVSHFVMELQGLRTVDGEEPPRILHFNPRLKGDWSGKPVIELNTCYRMQWGTSLRCDGWKSRADEETVDGLVKCEKWRKDDSTDEEQSKAAWWMKRMAGRKSVTADWPFPFAEDSLFVLTLSAGFEGYHVNVDGRHVASFPYRTGFALEDATGLTLTGDVDVQSIVAASLPSSHPSFSPEQYLEMSPTWISPTLRDSNVEMLIGILSAGNHFAERMAARKTWMQHSLIKSSQLVARFFVALHKRKEVNVQLKKEAEYFGDIIIVPYMDNYELVVLKTVAICEYGVHKVSAKHIMKGDDDTFINLDAFLDKARQVPDYISFYFGNMNYHHKPLRHGKWAVTYEEWPEEDYPPYANGPGYILSSDIAEYIVSEFEMHRLRLFKMEDVSMGMWVGQFNSTKPVRYLHSLKFCQYGCIEGYFTAHYQSPRQMLCLWEKLENQTWPQCCNMR, from the exons atgaagagaggaggaggaggaggaggaggagggagagGAGGTAAATTCGAAACGGTTGTATCGTTGAGTAGGCAACGAACCATTCAGGCTCTGGTATTTGTATCGTTATTATACCTCTTGATTTTCATCTTCGAaatccccttcttcttcttcacaaaAACAACTACTAACCGCTCCACCAATGAACTCGCCACCCGCTCTAACAAACTCGATGATTCCCCCACTCTCTTGTCCCAGCGCGTGTCACTCACCAGCCTTCAACCAGAAGGAGAACGACAAACCTACGCCTTCGTTTCGAGAATCTTCGACGATGAAGCCGTGTTGGACCACTCCGACGGACCGATCCACGAAACCGCAAGGCATGCGCGCCAAGAAGGGAAGAAGGTATGGGAGGAGCTTGAATCCGGAATCGAGCAAGGAATCTCAACCGAGGATACGGAAAATCTGATCGGGTCGTGCCCGCTGTCCGTTTCTTTGACCGGGGCGGAGTTCGAGGCCCGAGGGAAGGTAGTGGAGATCCCGTGTGGGCTCACCTTGGGTTCGCACGTGACCGTGGTAGGGAAGCCACGGAAGGCGCACGTGACAGGTTCTTCGAATGGGGAGGCCTGGTACGAGgagggagaaggaggaggagggagGGTGGTTTCGCATTTCGTGATGGAGCTGCAGGGGCTGAGGACGGTTGACGGTGAGGAACCGCCGCGGATACTACATTTTAATCCGCGGTTGAAAGGGGATTGGAGCGGGAAACCGGTGATCGAGCTCAACACGTGTTACAGGATGCAGTGGGGCACCTCCTTGCGCTGTGACGGTTGGAAATCTAGGGCTGATGAAGAAACcg TTGATGGGCTGGTAAAGTGTGAAAAGTGGAGAAAGGATGATAGTACAGATGAAGAGCAATCCAAGGCAGCCTGGTGGATGAAAAGGATGGCTGGCCGGAAATCAGTAACAGCTGACTGGCCATTCCCATTTGCAGAGGACAGCCTATTTGTTCTTACTCTTAGTGCCGGATTCGAGGGCTATCATGTTAATGTTGATGGTAGACATGTTGCTTCTTTTCCTTATCGCACT GGCTTTGCGCTTGAGGATGCCACAGGACTTACTTTGACGGGGGATGTTGATGTTCAGTCTATAGTTGCCGCTTCTCTGCCTTCATCACATCCTAGTTTTTCACCAGAGCAATATCTTGAAATGTCACCAACATGGATTTCCCCGACACTTCGTGACTCTAATGTAGAGATGCTTATTGGCATTCTCTCTGCTGGAAACCATTTTGCTGAGCGTATGGCTGCCAGGAAGACGTGGATGCAGCATAGTCTTATCAAATCTTCACAATTGGTGGCTCGTTTCTTTGTAGCACTG CACAAAAGGAAAGAAGTTAATGTACAATTGAAGAAGGAGGCGGAGTATTTTGGTGATATAATTATAGTGCCTTACATGGATAACTACGAACTTGTTGTGTTGAAAACTGTTGCGATATGTGAATATGGA GTTCACAAGGTGTCTGCTAAACATATCATGAAAGGTGACGATGACACGTTCATAAATCTGGATGCCTTTTTAGACAAAGCAAGACAGGTTCCAGATTATATAAGCTTTTATTTTGGGAACATGAATTACCACCACAAGCCTTTGCGGCATGGTAAATGGGCTGTGACATATGAG GAGTGGCCAGAAGAGGATTATCCTCCATATGCTAATGGACCGGGTTATATTTTGTCTTCTGATATAGCAGAGTACATTGTATCTGAATTTGAGATGCATAGATTAAGA TTATTTAAGATGGAAGATGTGAGTATGGGAATGTGGGTAGGGCAATTTAACAGCACAAAACCGGTGCGCTATCTGCATAGCTTGAAGTTCTGCCAATATGGCTGCATAGAAGGATATTTCACAGCACATTACCAATCCCCTAGGCAGATGTTGTGCTTGTGGGAAAAATTGGAGAACCAAACATGGCCTCAGTGCTGCAACATGAGATAA
- the LOC140183871 gene encoding uncharacterized protein: protein MRRILQPDRVVISWELFREEFYKKYFPNLVRNVKELELLQLKQSQMTITEYASKFEKLCLFSHICQGAPEDFAEWKCIKYEGVLRSDIQSFVAPIEIRPGHLANNSCPEKKMYEIGRVHQPGRVYTTSAVSAEGSETLIRGNYEMAGKTLNPLFDSGATHSFITFEKADELGLKIVILGCDLKVYNATYEAMVTRLGCHQVLFRIHQHAFVHDLICLPMTGLDLILELDWLSKNHVLLDCSAKILCFMPENTEGPVVVNNYYLNYMMVNCFGAECQGFLLLTAGVSGDDQSLEQIPVVCEFPKVEFAIELVPRARPISSAPYRMSPLEMAELKSQLEDLLDHLRTVLQILKDRKLYAKLSKCEFWKSEVKFLGHLVSKQGIAVDAAKVEAVINWERPTSVMEIRSFLGLAECEESFLALKQRLTTAPVLVLFEPIEPFKHHKFVAYASRQLRTHERNYPTHDLDLAAINFALKIWRHYLYGVKFQVFLDHKSLKYLFEQKELNMCQRRWTELLKDYDFELNYHPGKANMVADALSRKSLCAAWMMLREEELLKAFQGLKLGVREEFGTLCLSRLQISSDFKAELLKAHHNDQELYKILPAIEKDRWPIRKNNLDLGRYAKRLCFRPVVKLGSIYASVEFAYNNSYHTSIRMAPYEALYGRKCQSPLCWYEAREKSLIGSEKISETTEQIKKIRSRMLVAQSRQKSYADQRQKPLEFEEGEHVFLKVTPITGIGRSIKTKKLNPRYIGPFEILKRIGPVAYRIALPPHLLNLHDVFHVSQLCKYTFDPSHVLEPELIQVREYLTFLVTPVRIDNTSIKRLRRKEVSLVKVAWIRAGIEENT from the exons ATGAGGCGTATTCTGCAGCCTGATAGAGTTGTAATCTCTTGGGAGTTGTTCCGAgaagaattctataagaagtactttcccaATCTAGTTAGAAATGTCAAGGAACTTGAACTGCTCCAGCTGAAACAGAGCCAGATGACCATTACTGAGTACGCAAGCAAATTTGAGAAACTGTGCCTTTTTTCACACATTTGTCAGGGAGCTCCTGAGGACTTTGCTGAGTGGAAATGCATTAAATATGAAGGAGTCCTTCGgagtgacattcagagctttgtaGCACCTATAGAGATCCGA CCTGGACACTTGGCTAATAATAGCTGCCCAGAGAAGAAGATGTATGAGATAGGTAGAGTGCACCAACCAGGGAGAGTATACACTACTTCTGCAGTAAGCGCTGAGGGGTCAGAGACATTGATTAGAGGTAATTATGAGATGGCGGGTAAAACTTTGAATCCCTTGTTTGATTCTGGAGCTACACATTCTTTTATTACATTTGAGAAGGctgatgagttaggattgaaaatAGTAATCCTGGGGTGTGATTTAAAGGTGTATAATGCCACCTACGAGGCTATGGTGACTAGGTTAGGGTGCCACCAAGTTCTATTTCGAATACACCAGCATGCATTCGTGCATGACTTAATTTGTCTGCcaatgactggtcttgatctcattttggAGTTGGACTGGTTATCCAAGAACCATGTTCTACTCGATTGTTCTGCAAAAATATTGTGTTTTATGCCAGAAAACACAGAAGGGCCGGTGGTGGTGAATAACTACTACTTGAATTATATGATGGTGAATTGTTTTGGGGCCGAATGTCAGGGTTTTTTGTTGTTAactgcgggtgtttcgggtgatgatcaaagttTGGAGcaaattccggttgtgtgtgagttccCGAAG gttgagtttgctattgagttagTGCCTAGGGCTAGACCGAtttcaagtgctccttataggatgtcacctctAGAAATGGCTGAGCTGAAGTCTCAGCTagaagatctgttgg ATCACTTACGGACGGTGTTGCAAATCTTGAAGGACAGGAAGTTGTATGCCAAGCTAtccaagtgtgagttttggaagtctGAAGTGAAATTTCTTGGCCACTTGGTGAGTAAGCAAGGAATAGCGGTAGATGCTGCTAAGGTTGAGGCGGTGATaaattgggagcgaccaacttcagtgatGGAGATCAGGAGTTTCTTAGGCTTGGCCG AGTGCGAGGAGAGTTTCCTTGCGTTGAAGCAGAGGTTGACTACCGCACCTGTATTGGTGCTGTTTGAGCCAATAGAACCATTCAAG catcataaatTTGTAGCTTATGCTTCACGTCAGTTAAGGACGCATGAACGAAACTATCCAACTCACGATTTGGATCTTGCTGCCATTAATtttgctttgaagatttggagacaTTATCTCTATGGTGTCAAGTTTCAAGTTTTCTTGGACCATAAGAGCTTAAAGTACCTCTTTGAACAAAAAGAGTTGAATATGTGTCAGAGGAGGTGGACGGAACTTCTAAAGGATTATGACTTCGAGTTGAactaccatccgggaaaggcgaatatGGTAGCAGATGCCTTGAGTAGAAAATCCCTATgtgctgcttggatgatgctaagagaggaagaattaCTGAAAGCATTTCAAGGATTGAAACTGGGAGTCAGAGAAGAGTTTGGGACTTTATGCTTAAGTCGGTTACAAATTTCAAGCGATTTCAAGGCTGAACTACTAAAGGCTCATCATAATGACCAAGAACTGTATAAGATTTTGCCGGCGATTGAGAAAG ACAGATGGCCAATCAGAAAGAACAATTTAGACCTTGGAAGATATGCTAAGAGATTGTGTTTTAGACCAGTCGTCAagctgggatcgatatatgcctCTGTGGAGTTTGCTTACAACAACAGCTATCATACGAGCATTcgaatggctccatatgaagcTTTGTACGGAAGAAAATGCCAATCTCcattatgttggtatgaagcaagagaAAAGAGCCTGATAGGATCTGAAAAGATAAGTGAAACCACTGAGCAAATAAAGAAAATTCGTAGTCGAATGCTTGTGGCTCAGAGTCGTCAGAAAAGTTATGCTGACCAGAGGCAGAAGCCTTTAGAGTTTGAGGAAGGAGAACATGTCTTCTTGAAGGTTACTCCAATCACCGGAATTGGGAGATCCATCAAGACTAAAAAGCTAAATCCCCGTTACATTGGGCCGTTTGAAatcctgaagagaattggaccagtggcgTATAGGATCGCTTTACCACCACACCTTTTGAACCTGCATGATGTGTTTCACGTATCGCAGCTTTGTAAATACACCTTTGATCCTAGTCATGTTTTAGAACCAGAATTGATTCAAGTGAGAGAATATCTAACGTTTCTGGTGACTCCAGTCAGGATTGATAATACCAGCATCAAGCGTTTACGCAGAAAAgaagtttctttggtgaaagtagcTTGGATTCGGGCTGGAATTGAAGAGAATACCTGA
- the LOC140183872 gene encoding serine/threonine-protein phosphatase 7 long form homolog: MLICDHFLPSDLYSPIVETHLRETGYYHVSHIGIVQCQSAMINALIERWRPETHTFHFLVGECSVSLEDVAMILGLLTNEIPVTGPTMSSFETLEAECLHHFGVAPRKMDYRGSFIKMTWIIGLKDRTVLVDDIQIQRYVKCHIMLLFGAILFGDKSGVAVHWKFLPLLYNFVGIIQFSWGSTCLAHLNRSLCRATCVDCKEMDGPLTLLLTWVWIRLPFLAPILCNPRLFPIANKWRNLERENYACRYHTFAHYRRLLDDMQEGHAYGIDHIEPA, from the exons ATGTTGATATGTGATCACTTTTTGCCGTCGGATCTGTACAGCCCAATTGTTGAGACACATTTACGGGAGACTGGTTATTACCATGTTTCTCATATTGGAATCGTTCAATGCCAGTCAGCAATGATTAATGCTCTGATCGAGAGATGGCGGCCAGAGACTCACACATTTCATTTTCTTGTTGGTGAGTGTTCCGTGTCGTTAGAGGATGTGGCGATGATTCTCGGTCTGCTAACAAATGAAATTCCGGTTACAGGACCAACCATGAGTAGTTTTGAGACCTTGGAGGCTGAGTGCTTGCACCACTTTGGTGTTGCACCGAGGAAGATGGACTATAGAGGAAGCTTTATAAAAATGACGTGGATTATAGGTTTGAAGGATCGCACAGTGTTAGTTGATGATATTCAAATTCAGAGGTATGTCAAATGTCACATAATGTTGTTATTTGGGGCAATTCTGTTTGGTGACAAGTCTGGTGTAGCGGTGCATTGGAAATTCCTGCCTTTGCTCTATAACTTTGTTGGGATCATACAGTTTAGTTGGGGTTCGACATGCCTCGCGCACTTGAATAGATCATTGTGTAGGGCAACTTGTGTCGACTGCAAGGAGATGGATGGTCCGCTTACACTTTTGCTTACTTGGGTTTGGATCCGTCTCCCATTTCTTGCCCCGATTCTTTGTAATCCCCGACTGTTTCCGATTGCAAACAA GTGGCGCAACTTGGAACGTGAAAATTATGCTTGCCGATACCATACTTTTGCACATTACAGGAGGTTGTTGGATGATATGCAAGAAGGACAT GCTTATGGCATTGACCACATTGAGCCAGCGTGA